In one window of Deltaproteobacteria bacterium DNA:
- a CDS encoding LLM class flavin-dependent oxidoreductase, protein MPAMVGLRFDLRVPPFARTTHERQYAACLDMCEWADARAFDVVAISEHHGVEDGYMSSPVTLAAAIAARTRRLAINVAAILVPLHDPIRLAEQLATAALVAGGRLSFVAGMGYRPEEFEMAGVERAARGRLFDESVGVLRQAWTGAPFTWRGRVVRVTPAPPSPPPILVGGSTPKAARRAARLRCGFFPAVGDPELARVYHEACKAEGFEGGFVVLPGGPGFVHVTRDPEGDWKRIAPYALYDARTYDEWQTPGQRSAVHVAATTEEDVRRSGVYRVVTPEECVAIAEQHGRVLLHPLMGGIDPELGWASLRLFAEEVLPRIR, encoded by the coding sequence ATGCCCGCCATGGTGGGGCTCCGTTTCGATCTGCGCGTGCCGCCCTTCGCCCGCACCACGCACGAACGGCAGTACGCGGCCTGCCTCGACATGTGCGAGTGGGCCGACGCGAGAGCTTTCGACGTGGTCGCGATCTCGGAGCACCACGGCGTCGAGGACGGTTACATGTCGTCGCCCGTGACGCTGGCGGCGGCGATCGCCGCGCGCACGCGGCGGCTCGCCATCAACGTGGCCGCCATCCTCGTCCCGCTGCACGATCCGATCCGGCTCGCCGAGCAGCTCGCGACGGCGGCGCTCGTCGCCGGCGGGCGGTTGAGCTTCGTTGCCGGGATGGGCTACCGCCCCGAGGAGTTCGAGATGGCGGGCGTCGAGCGCGCGGCGCGCGGGCGGCTGTTCGACGAGTCCGTGGGCGTGCTGCGGCAGGCGTGGACGGGCGCGCCGTTCACCTGGCGCGGCCGCGTCGTGCGCGTGACGCCCGCGCCGCCGTCGCCGCCGCCCATCCTGGTCGGCGGCTCGACGCCGAAGGCGGCGCGCCGGGCGGCGCGGCTCCGGTGCGGCTTCTTCCCGGCGGTCGGTGACCCCGAGCTGGCCCGCGTCTACCACGAGGCATGCAAGGCCGAGGGCTTCGAGGGCGGCTTCGTCGTGCTCCCGGGCGGCCCCGGCTTCGTGCACGTGACACGCGATCCGGAGGGGGATTGGAAGCGCATCGCGCCGTACGCGCTCTACGACGCCAGGACGTACGACGAGTGGCAGACCCCCGGGCAGCGCTCGGCGGTGCACGTGGCCGCGACGACGGAGGAGGACGTCCGGCGAAGCGGTGTATATCGCGTCGTGACGCCGGAGGAATGCGTGGCGATCGCGGAGCAGCACGGGCGGGTGCTGCTCCATCCGCTCATGGGCGGGATCGACCCCGAGCTCGGGTGGGCCAGCCTTCGACTCTTCGCCGAGGAGGTGCTCCCGCGCATTCGATGA
- a CDS encoding nitroreductase family deazaflavin-dependent oxidoreductase — protein MPDTGLRPWTRTQERLASPVIRLITLLNVWAYRLSGGRLGGTFLRGAPVCLVTAKGRRSSEPRTVALLYLSAGDDLVVVASKGGMSHHPAWYHNMTANPDVEVQVGSTTRRMRARRASDAEKAALWPRLVAMYRDYDDYQGRTTRDIPVMILSPRSE, from the coding sequence ATGCCCGACACCGGGCTCCGCCCGTGGACGCGCACGCAGGAGCGACTGGCTTCCCCCGTCATCCGCCTGATCACGCTGCTCAACGTCTGGGCCTACCGTCTGAGCGGTGGCCGCCTGGGCGGCACGTTCCTGCGCGGGGCGCCGGTGTGTCTCGTCACGGCCAAGGGCAGGCGATCGAGCGAGCCGCGCACGGTCGCTCTGCTCTACCTGTCCGCCGGCGACGACCTCGTGGTCGTCGCCTCCAAGGGCGGCATGTCGCATCACCCTGCGTGGTACCACAACATGACGGCCAACCCCGACGTCGAGGTGCAGGTCGGATCGACCACCCGCCGCATGCGCGCCCGGCGCGCGTCCGACGCCGAGAAGGCAGCGCTCTGGCCGCGCCTCGTCGCGATGTACCGCGACTATGACGACTACCAGGGCCGAACGACGCGAGACATCCCGGTGATGATCCTCTCACCACGAAGTGAGTGA
- a CDS encoding SDR family NAD(P)-dependent oxidoreductase → MSRQAAYCRSCVVRAKGGTRRSKRSPTMAGMAPVSIGAAPGASMRASNRRGFVRHALSATFAFVSRRRGFSACGEWRLRMRDPLAGRTAVVTGASSGIGRALTLRLAARGMRVVAAARSADALRELAREAGAPVHVVQIDVTREDSVAELRETARRACGRVDVVVNNAGVGYVEPFASSPVVHWHETLATNLIGALCVTRAFLPLLLESGAGLVVNVGSASAAGWPHVALYAASKAALHAASIAIDRELRGSGVRVLSVDIGPTAGTGFGSRSDPTDVAAAVRSWAELGIASTEDLSTADGSAQKIVDLVEAALRPAPMRRRHPTSSPSK, encoded by the coding sequence ATGTCGAGGCAGGCCGCGTACTGCCGTTCGTGCGTGGTGCGGGCGAAGGGCGGCACGCGCAGATCGAAACGGAGCCCCACCATGGCGGGCATGGCCCCGGTTTCTATCGGCGCCGCGCCCGGCGCGTCAATGCGCGCGAGCAACCGGCGCGGCTTCGTCCGCCACGCCTTGTCGGCCACCTTCGCATTTGTTAGCCGTCGCAGGGGGTTTTCTGCATGCGGCGAGTGGCGACTGCGGATGCGTGATCCGCTCGCCGGGCGGACGGCCGTCGTCACCGGCGCTTCCTCGGGTATCGGCCGGGCGCTGACGCTTCGCCTGGCCGCCCGGGGGATGCGCGTCGTCGCCGCGGCCCGCTCGGCCGACGCCCTGCGCGAGCTGGCCCGCGAAGCGGGCGCCCCGGTGCACGTCGTCCAGATCGACGTGACGCGGGAGGACTCCGTGGCGGAGCTGCGCGAGACCGCGCGGCGCGCGTGCGGCCGCGTCGACGTCGTCGTCAACAATGCCGGCGTCGGATACGTGGAGCCGTTCGCCTCGTCGCCCGTCGTGCACTGGCACGAGACGCTGGCCACGAACCTGATCGGCGCCCTCTGCGTCACCCGCGCCTTCCTGCCGCTCCTGCTGGAGAGCGGCGCAGGCCTGGTGGTCAACGTCGGGTCGGCGTCGGCAGCGGGCTGGCCCCACGTCGCGCTCTACGCGGCGAGCAAGGCGGCCCTCCACGCGGCATCGATTGCGATCGATCGCGAGCTGCGGGGGAGCGGCGTCCGCGTGCTCTCGGTAGACATCGGCCCGACGGCGGGGACGGGCTTCGGGTCGCGTTCCGATCCGACGGACGTCGCGGCCGCCGTCCGATCGTGGGCGGAGCTGGGGATCGCGTCGACCGAGGACCTCTCGACCGCCGACGGATCGGCGCAGAAGATCGTCGACCTGGTCGAGGCGGCACTCCGCCCGGCACCCATGCGCCGGCGTCACCCGACGTCGTCGCCGTCGAAGTAG
- a CDS encoding SDR family NAD(P)-dependent oxidoreductase, which yields MSDYAGRNVLITGAASGIGRLLAQKIAAEGARVILWDVESAALERTRAELAAAGRTVATKA from the coding sequence ATGAGTGACTACGCCGGCAGAAACGTGCTCATCACCGGTGCCGCGAGCGGCATCGGCCGGCTTCTCGCTCAGAAGATCGCGGCCGAGGGCGCGCGCGTGATCCTGTGGGACGTCGAGTCGGCGGCGCTCGAACGGACGCGTGCGGAACTCGCCGCCGCCGGGCGCACGGTCGCGACGAAGGCGTGA